The following are encoded together in the Coffea arabica cultivar ET-39 chromosome 1c, Coffea Arabica ET-39 HiFi, whole genome shotgun sequence genome:
- the LOC113736984 gene encoding cytochrome P450 76T24-like — translation MESQHWTTIRSQLSGYHHKASGAIFANYAKSISFHQKGAMLVKGSANKSCLLNISRLDVDFAQSDSISNSYSSQEMKEMVWNAAKIITCPTLVDYFPILKAIDPQGVRRRAKVHYGKLFDIMDGVIRQRSQERDTSITYLRKSDFLETLLDVNQQNGPVWSYEDMKHLIMDLLLGGTETSSVSVEWTMAELLRNPENKTKARDEIRKVIGQNKLVKESDISNLPYLQSVIKETFRLRPPSPFLIRQPQSDTEINGYVGINVQVKNRTGLDVNQLEQQLD, via the exons ATGGAGTCACAGCATTGGACCACCATAAGGTCTCAATTGTCTGGTTACCACCACAAAGCCAGTGGCGCAATCTTCGCAAACTATGCAAAGAGCATATCTTTTCATCAGAAAGGCGCAATGCTAGTCAAGGGCTCCGCCAACAAAAG CTGCCTTCTCAACATCTCTCGACTTGATGTTGATTTTGCACAATCCGATTCTATATCTAACTCCTATTCGTCTCAAGAGATGAAAGAAATGGTATGGAACGCGGCCAAAATTATTACTTGTCCTACTCTCGTGGACTACTTTCCCATCCTCAAAGCAATTGATCCGCAGGGCGTAAGGCGCAGAGCCAAGGTACATTATGGAAAGTTGTTTGATATTATGGATGGTGTCATTCGTCAGAGATCACAAGAAAGAGACACATCCATCACTTATCTACGGAAAAGTGATTTCTTGGAAACCCTCCTTGATGTTAATCAGCAAAATGGACCTGTATGGAGCTACGAGGACATGAAACATTTGATTATG GATTTACTCCTCGGAGGGACAGAAACAAGTTCAGTCAGCGTGGAGTGGACAATGGCAGAGTTACTACGCAACcctgaaaataaaacaaaagctAGGGACGAGATCAGGAAAGTTATTGGACAAAACAAGCTGGTTAAAGAATCAGATATATCAAATCTCCCTTACTTGCAGTCGGTCATTAAAGAAACCTTTCGTCTTCGCCCTCCTTCCCCATTCCTAATTCGCCAACCTCAAAGTGACACAGAAATCAATGGATACGTGGGCATAAATGTTCAAGTCAAGAACCGAACTG GGTTGGACGTCAACCAGCTCGAACAGCAACTAGATTGA
- the LOC140038558 gene encoding uncharacterized protein gives MSETETSEIHSNTKSEETSNIPQTGDLQNIQAAYRLNGKNYLKWSQFVQTFLKGKGKISHLLGTGPKKGDSKFAAWDEEDSMVMSWLWNSMLPEISDTCMFLSTAQDIWSTIRQTYSKAGDAALIYEIKTKISATKQGNFSVTQYANLLQNLWQELDQYQSVQMLCSEDAATLKNFIEKDRVYDFLAGLNVEFDQVRVQILGKERLSSLNETISLVRAEENRREVMLEPKTLEGSAMISTKSNKDTIWCTYCKKSRHTRDDCFKLHGKEQVLSRKGGFKGGKAHLTAGEDQTQEKSN, from the coding sequence ATGTCTGAAACTGAAACATCAGAAATCCACTCCAATACCAAATCAGAAGAGACCTCAAATATTCCACAAACAGGGGATTTGCAGAATATCCAGGCAGCCTACAGGCTCAACGGGAAAAACTATTTGAAGTGGTCACAATTTGTTCAAACATTTCTCAAAGGAAAGGGCAAAATCAGCCACTTGCTTGGAACTGGACCGAAAAAGGGAGATTCTAAATTCGCTGCTTGGGATGAAGAGGATTCTATGGTCATGTCATGGCTGTGGAACTCCATGCTACCTGAAATAAGCGATACTTGCATGTTCCTATCAACAGCTCAAGATATATGGTCTACTATTCGACAGACCTATTCAAAGGCAGGAGATGCTGCCCTAATCTATGAGATCAAAACAAAGATCTCAGCCACTAAACAGGGCAACTTTTCTGTTACTCAATATGCCAACCTTTTGCAAAATCTATGGCAGGAACTGGACCAATATCAGAGTGTTCAGATGTTGTGTAGTGAAGATGCAGCCACCTTGAAAAACTTTATCGAAAAGGATAGAGTTTATGACTTCCTTGCAGGTCTGAATGTGGAATTTGATCAGGTCAGAGTCCAGATATTGGGGAAGGAAAGATTATCATCTCTGAATGAGACAATATCATTGGTTCGAGCTGAAGAGAATAGGCGAGAAGTCATGTTAGAGCCTAAAACATTAGAAGGCTCGGCAATGATTTCTACAAAGTCAAATAAAGACACAATTTGGTGCACGTACTGCAAAAAATCACGCCATACGCGAGATGATTGCTTCAAACTCCATGGGAAGGAACAAGTCCTTAGTCGTAAAGGAGGATTCAAAGGGGGAAAAGCCCACTTAACTGCTGGAGAAGAccaaacacaagaaaaatccAATTAG
- the LOC113707344 gene encoding uncharacterized protein — MYTARFLMQPILRGSLSSVKSPYSYLYHANFPAVMRGDHGNLQKWLNAIKAKVHRTVPSPYWNLIFRKYKHNFGNYCNTGGKFTVRTIFGLSLVVGSISIWPRIAYCTDGFEFSVDDHEFDRLDSSDSDEDRRALLTILRRLMVPVFFLLTVLMNWGHPGVIAAKVTLILYTTKPSPFSVYLFVEQLRHQAIRQHPFIYKIMPCYAKKVEVEDYMFLCLARVELSDQNLTLLGILGSWWVLPLSSWQEAFSMLRNSFLIR; from the exons ATGTATACAGCAAGATTCCTAATGCAGCCGATTCTTAGGGGTTCTCTCTCCTCCGTTAAATCTCCTTACTCGTACCTCTACCATGCCAACTTCCCGG CGGTAATGCGTGGGGATCATGGAAATTTACAGAAATGGTTGAATGCTATCAAAGCCAAGGTGCATAGGACTGTGCCCAGTCCTTACTGGAATTTGATTTTTCGGAAATATAAGCATAATTTCGGGAATTACTGTAATACAG GGGGTAAATTTACTGTGCGTACTATCTTTGGATTGTCACTGGTAGTTGGATCAATCAGCATTTGGCCACGCATTGCGTATTGTACAGATG GTTTTGAGTTTTCAGTGGATGATCATGAGTTTGACAGGTTAGATTCTTCAGATTCTGACGAAGATCGTCGCGCTTTATTGACCATTCTAAGAAGACTGATGGTGCCTGTTTTCTTCTTATTAACTGTTTTGATGAACTGGGGCCATCCTGGTGTAATTGCTGCAAAAGTCACTCTTATTCTGTATACTACAAAGCCTAGCCCTTTCTCTGTTTATCTTTTTGTCGAACAG TTACGACATCAAGCTATACGCCAACACCCCTTCATCTACAAAATTATG CCATGTTATGCGAAGAAGGTCGAAGTTGAAGACTACATGTTTCTGTGTTTGGCTAGGGTTGAATTGAGTGATCAGAATCTCACTcttcttggaattcttggtagTTGGTGGGTTTTGCCCCTGTCATCATGGCAGGAAGCTTTTTCAATGTTGAGGAACAGTTTTCTGATCAGATGA